A region of Thioalbus denitrificans DNA encodes the following proteins:
- a CDS encoding metallophosphoesterase family protein, translating to MTRFLHTADWQLGLKLNYLPGEAGARARAQRFETVRRIAAVAREQGVECVVVAGDVFDDNAVGEETLQQARDALEQFRPLPVLLLPGNHDAATPDSALARLQAGDHVRVLLDDAPVRIGGADFHPCPLRRRHEYEDPTRGLPPRTEEGTVRVAIAHGGVLDFAEETETPNLIDGRRVLERGFDYLALGDWHGTLRFGPRIWYPGTPEATRFKERDPGNVLVVEIPAPGAEPLVTPVAVARTRWLRQRWAFHESADLDRLEDWFERLEERSWTLVELTLEGELSLADRSRLDGLLEAQSGRLLHLRPDLAGITESPSEADLAALAAEGFPGAAAAALRGQETPAARDALRLLYRFLVEEGNGASARG from the coding sequence ATGACCCGTTTTCTCCACACCGCCGACTGGCAGCTCGGCCTCAAGCTCAACTACCTCCCCGGGGAGGCGGGCGCCCGCGCCCGCGCCCAGCGGTTCGAAACGGTGCGCCGCATCGCCGCGGTGGCGCGGGAGCAGGGGGTGGAGTGCGTGGTGGTGGCAGGCGATGTCTTCGACGACAACGCCGTGGGCGAGGAGACCCTGCAGCAGGCCCGCGATGCCCTGGAGCAGTTCCGACCCCTGCCGGTGCTCCTGCTGCCCGGCAATCACGACGCCGCCACCCCCGACTCGGCGCTGGCCCGGCTGCAGGCCGGCGACCACGTGCGGGTGCTGCTCGACGATGCCCCGGTGCGCATCGGCGGGGCGGACTTCCATCCCTGCCCGCTACGCCGCCGCCACGAGTACGAGGATCCCACCCGCGGGCTCCCGCCGCGCACCGAAGAGGGCACGGTGCGGGTGGCCATCGCCCACGGCGGCGTGCTCGATTTCGCCGAGGAGACCGAGACGCCCAATCTCATCGACGGCCGCCGGGTGCTGGAGCGGGGCTTCGACTACCTGGCCCTCGGCGACTGGCACGGCACCCTCCGCTTCGGCCCCCGCATCTGGTATCCGGGCACGCCCGAGGCTACCCGGTTCAAGGAGCGCGATCCGGGCAACGTGCTGGTAGTGGAGATCCCCGCCCCCGGCGCGGAGCCGCTGGTGACCCCGGTAGCGGTGGCCCGCACCCGCTGGCTGCGGCAGCGCTGGGCCTTTCACGAGAGTGCCGACCTGGACCGCCTGGAGGATTGGTTCGAGAGGCTGGAGGAGCGCTCCTGGACGCTGGTGGAGCTGACCCTGGAGGGGGAGCTCTCACTGGCCGACCGCTCCCGCCTCGACGGGCTCCTGGAAGCGCAGTCCGGCCGCCTGCTCCACCTGCGGCCGGACCTTGCGGGCATCACCGAGTCGCCGAGCGAGGCCGATCTCGCCGCCCTGGCCGCGGAGGGTTTCCCGGGCGCGGCCGCCGCGGCGTTGCGGGGACAGGAGACGCCGGCCGCCCGCGACGCCCTGCGGCTGCTGTACCGCTTCCTGGTGGAGGAGGGCAACGGTGCATCTGCTCGCGGTTGA
- a CDS encoding helix-turn-helix transcriptional regulator, producing the protein MNSEVNRRTEDGTAVKIYLAALGERVRALRARRGMTRRSLASHSGISERYIAQLESGEANASVALLWRVAEAFGITFAELLQAPDNAGALLPELERFLRTLDRERQAEALQLLRVRYAGHPPGAHGVALIGLRGAGKSTLGVRLAERLGVPFVRLGGLIEELGGMPVGELFSLRGQSGYRRLERQALELAIDRHPRAVVEAGGSLVSERVTYDRLLEAYRVVWIRAEPDDHYRRVLQQGDLRPLQESREAIEDMRRILAEREPLYAAAHRQLMTSGKPVEACVAELAAFAEHGLGGAV; encoded by the coding sequence ATGAACAGTGAAGTGAACCGGCGGACGGAAGACGGAACCGCCGTGAAGATCTACCTCGCGGCGCTCGGCGAACGGGTCCGCGCCCTGCGCGCCCGGCGGGGCATGACGCGCAGGTCGCTGGCCTCCCACTCCGGCATCTCGGAACGCTACATCGCCCAGCTGGAGTCGGGCGAGGCGAACGCCTCCGTGGCGTTGCTGTGGCGGGTGGCGGAGGCCTTCGGTATCACCTTCGCGGAGCTGTTGCAGGCCCCGGACAATGCCGGGGCGTTGCTGCCGGAGCTGGAGCGGTTCCTGCGCACCCTGGACCGGGAGCGGCAGGCCGAGGCTCTGCAACTGCTGCGGGTCCGCTACGCCGGGCACCCGCCGGGAGCCCATGGCGTGGCCCTCATCGGCCTGCGCGGGGCGGGCAAGTCCACCCTCGGCGTCCGCCTGGCGGAGCGCCTCGGCGTGCCCTTCGTGCGCCTGGGCGGGCTCATCGAGGAGCTGGGGGGGATGCCCGTCGGCGAACTCTTCTCCCTGCGCGGCCAGTCCGGCTACCGGCGCCTCGAACGCCAGGCCCTGGAACTGGCCATTGATCGCCACCCCCGGGCCGTGGTGGAGGCCGGGGGGAGCCTGGTTTCCGAGCGGGTGACCTACGATCGGCTGCTGGAGGCCTACCGAGTGGTGTGGATCCGGGCCGAACCGGATGATCACTACCGGCGCGTGCTGCAGCAGGGCGATCTGCGGCCGCTGCAGGAGAGCCGCGAAGCCATCGAGGACATGCGGCGCATCCTCGCCGAGCGCGAGCCGCTCTATGCCGCGGCCCACCGGCAGCTCATGACCTCGGGCAAACCGGTGGAGGCGTGCGTGGCAGAGCTCGCCGCGTTCGCCGAGCACGGTCTCGGCGGCGCTGTTTGA